The following coding sequences are from one bacterium window:
- a CDS encoding galactokinase: METASRAARLLAEPSAPLGTLTEPAALADSLAAEGLAPDAADHRARRLARCAQALLDTGVPPDRAACALIVPGRIEVLGKHTDYAGGRSLLAAVERGIALVAAARSDAHLSIHDFGCGAHAAFDLSPDLHTEPGDWTNYAMTAARRLARDFGPVGRAADIAFESDLPSAAGLSSSSALIVALGIALGAVNGIARHEAFRRVVTRDEDLADYLAAVESGAPFRGLGGDRGVGTQGGSEDHTAILYARPGHLAQYVFVPTRLERVVPLPAGVVFAIGVSGVHAVKTGAALRLYNRASSQARRIAELWQRATGRSDTTIGAALEAGPDAAERLRAIIAGADRGAAPTDALLARLDQFIAETREIIPAAADALAAGDLAAFGRAVDRSQVLAERALANQVDETVFLARSARELGAVAASAFGAGFGGSVWALVQEADAARFLDAWRNAYLARFPSRAADARFFTTRAGPPALRVA, encoded by the coding sequence ATGGAAACCGCGAGCCGCGCGGCGCGGCTCCTCGCCGAGCCGAGCGCGCCGCTGGGCACGTTGACGGAGCCGGCCGCCCTCGCGGACTCTCTCGCCGCCGAAGGCCTCGCGCCGGACGCCGCCGACCACCGAGCGCGGCGCCTCGCCCGATGCGCGCAGGCGCTGCTCGACACGGGCGTTCCGCCGGACCGCGCGGCATGCGCGCTCATCGTGCCCGGCCGCATCGAGGTGTTGGGCAAACACACCGACTACGCGGGCGGACGCAGCCTGTTGGCCGCCGTGGAGCGCGGGATCGCGCTCGTCGCAGCGGCACGTTCGGATGCACACCTGAGCATCCACGACTTCGGCTGCGGCGCGCACGCCGCGTTCGACCTCTCGCCCGACCTCCACACCGAGCCCGGCGACTGGACCAACTACGCAATGACCGCGGCGCGGCGGCTGGCACGGGACTTCGGCCCCGTGGGTCGCGCGGCCGACATCGCCTTCGAGAGCGACCTCCCGTCCGCCGCGGGGCTGAGCAGCTCGAGCGCGCTGATCGTCGCCCTCGGCATCGCCCTCGGCGCGGTGAACGGGATCGCGCGGCACGAGGCGTTCCGCCGCGTCGTCACCCGAGACGAAGACCTCGCAGACTACCTCGCCGCCGTTGAGAGCGGCGCGCCGTTCCGCGGACTGGGCGGCGACCGAGGCGTCGGCACCCAGGGCGGGAGCGAAGACCACACCGCGATCCTGTACGCCAGGCCTGGCCACCTGGCGCAATACGTGTTCGTCCCCACGCGCCTCGAGCGCGTCGTGCCGCTTCCTGCCGGCGTCGTCTTCGCCATCGGCGTGAGCGGCGTGCACGCGGTCAAGACCGGGGCCGCACTGCGGCTGTACAACCGCGCGTCGAGCCAGGCGCGCCGCATCGCGGAGCTCTGGCAGAGGGCGACCGGCCGGAGCGACACGACCATCGGCGCTGCGTTGGAGGCGGGGCCTGACGCGGCGGAACGGCTGCGGGCCATCATCGCGGGAGCGGACCGCGGCGCGGCGCCGACCGACGCCCTGCTGGCGCGCCTCGACCAGTTCATCGCCGAGACGCGGGAGATCATCCCCGCGGCGGCCGATGCGCTGGCCGCTGGCGACCTCGCAGCGTTCGGCCGCGCCGTGGACCGCTCGCAGGTGCTCGCGGAGCGCGCGCTGGCCAACCAGGTGGATGAGACCGTGTTCCTGGCGCGGTCGGCACGCGAGTTGGGCGCGGTTGCCGCATCCGCGTTCGGCGCGGGCTTCGGCGGCAGCGTCTGGGCGCTCGTCCAGGAGGCCGACGCCGCCCGTTTCCTCGACGCGTGGCGCAACGCGTATCTCGCCCGCTTCCCCTCACGGGCCGCGGATGCCAGGTTCTTCACCACCCGCGCGGGGCCGCCCGCGCTGCGCGTTGCCTAG
- a CDS encoding peptidase M16, translating into MRYGARLVPVFTCLLVAACGTSTPGGSGPTLDIAYEKYELPNGLDVVLHVDRSDPIVAVAMAFHVGSAREVEGRTGFAHLFEHLFFLDSENLGPGGLDRLMTRVGSSTNGSTSRDRTNYFEVVPKDALEKVLWAESDKLGFFINTVTEAVLAKEKQVVKNEKRQGVDNQPYGHTSYVIDRALYPEGHPYRWQVIGSLEDLDAATLEDVKEFHARWYGPNNATLVVAGDIDVEQTKAWIEKYFGEIPARPLPQVPAPPPVVLDSTKKLYHEDNFARLPQLTLAWPTVPLFHEDSYALDVLAAVLADGKSTPFYKVIVKEKELAPNVFAANGSQELAGRFTIQIRAYADKDLDDVLAAVEAAFARFEAEGVSAGELERVKARYEAEFYSGLSSVLGKAIRLADYNIFAPSPGYVKEDLARLLAVTADDVMAVYEKYIKGRPYVAASFVPRGRLELAVEGSQKADVVEEPIIQGAEPEIVLVDRGEIPRTPSSFDRSIEPPFGAPPSVRPPEVFQDTLANGLRVLVIEDRETPLVQFHLRIRGGLLLEDEARVGVANLLAEMLTEGTATKTPEELELAIDKLGASISVSAGRESFDIRGSTLARNYRATMDLVEEILLEPRWDAERFALAKQRVLNELRQRSANPAALAQDVFARLLYGDHIMGRNPRGSEESVQAITLDDLKRYHAEALAPGEAAFHVAGAVSPQEVLASLEGLATRWAAKQVSFPDPPTWSDERAGLYFLDVPDAKQSVLAIGYLALAATDPDYYPATVMNFRLGGGGFASDLTQVLREQRGYTYGIRSGFSGSTFPGPFSITSSVRSNVTYESLALIKELVERHGPEFDDEDLQTTKDFLIRNNAMAFETLGAKIGMLGEISAYGYPADYVGQREQIVRDMTVERIKELADRYLDPQRMVWLVVGDARTQMARLSRLGLGQPIPIDREGRRLSVTAAR; encoded by the coding sequence CACATGCCTGCTCGTCGCCGCCTGCGGCACGTCCACGCCGGGCGGTTCGGGCCCCACCCTCGACATCGCCTACGAGAAGTACGAGCTGCCGAACGGCCTGGACGTGGTGCTGCACGTGGACCGCTCGGACCCTATCGTCGCAGTGGCGATGGCGTTCCACGTCGGCTCGGCGCGTGAGGTCGAGGGGCGCACCGGGTTCGCCCACCTCTTCGAGCACCTGTTCTTCCTGGATTCGGAGAACCTGGGTCCGGGCGGCCTCGATCGTCTGATGACGCGCGTGGGGAGCTCGACGAACGGCTCGACCAGCCGTGACCGGACGAACTATTTCGAGGTTGTTCCGAAGGACGCCCTCGAGAAGGTGCTCTGGGCGGAATCGGACAAACTCGGCTTCTTCATCAACACGGTCACGGAGGCCGTGCTGGCGAAGGAGAAGCAGGTCGTCAAGAACGAGAAGCGGCAGGGCGTGGACAACCAGCCGTACGGGCACACCAGCTACGTGATCGACCGGGCGTTGTACCCCGAGGGGCACCCGTACCGGTGGCAGGTCATCGGGTCGCTGGAGGATCTGGACGCGGCGACGCTCGAGGACGTGAAGGAGTTCCACGCGCGGTGGTACGGCCCGAACAACGCGACGCTGGTCGTGGCGGGAGACATCGATGTCGAGCAGACCAAGGCGTGGATCGAGAAGTACTTCGGCGAGATCCCCGCGCGGCCGCTGCCCCAGGTGCCCGCTCCACCGCCCGTCGTGCTCGACTCGACCAAGAAGCTCTACCACGAGGACAACTTCGCGCGGTTGCCGCAGCTCACGCTGGCGTGGCCCACGGTGCCGCTCTTCCACGAGGACTCCTACGCGCTGGACGTGCTCGCCGCTGTGCTGGCGGACGGGAAGAGCACGCCCTTCTACAAGGTCATCGTGAAGGAGAAGGAGCTCGCGCCCAACGTGTTCGCGGCGAACGGGTCGCAGGAGCTGGCGGGCCGGTTCACCATCCAGATCCGGGCGTACGCGGACAAGGACCTGGATGACGTGCTGGCGGCGGTGGAGGCCGCGTTCGCGCGCTTCGAGGCCGAGGGGGTGAGCGCTGGTGAGCTGGAACGGGTGAAGGCGCGGTACGAGGCGGAGTTCTACAGCGGGCTCTCGAGCGTGCTCGGCAAGGCGATCCGGCTGGCGGATTACAACATCTTCGCGCCGTCCCCCGGTTACGTGAAGGAAGACCTCGCGCGCCTGCTCGCCGTCACGGCCGACGACGTGATGGCCGTGTACGAGAAGTACATCAAGGGTCGGCCGTACGTCGCTGCGAGCTTCGTGCCCCGCGGCCGGCTCGAGCTGGCGGTGGAGGGGTCGCAGAAGGCCGACGTGGTCGAGGAGCCGATCATCCAGGGCGCCGAGCCGGAGATCGTCCTCGTGGACCGGGGCGAGATCCCGCGCACGCCGTCGTCCTTCGACCGGAGCATCGAGCCGCCGTTCGGCGCTCCGCCCTCGGTCCGGCCGCCGGAGGTCTTCCAGGACACGCTCGCCAACGGCCTGCGCGTGCTGGTCATCGAGGACCGCGAGACGCCGCTCGTGCAGTTCCACCTGCGGATCCGCGGCGGCCTCCTGCTCGAGGACGAGGCACGGGTCGGCGTGGCCAACTTGCTCGCGGAGATGCTGACCGAGGGCACCGCCACGAAGACGCCCGAAGAGCTGGAGCTGGCCATCGACAAGCTCGGCGCCTCGATCAGCGTGAGCGCGGGCCGGGAGAGCTTCGACATCCGTGGCAGCACGCTGGCGCGGAACTACCGGGCCACGATGGACCTGGTGGAGGAGATCCTGCTGGAGCCCCGCTGGGATGCCGAGCGGTTCGCCCTCGCCAAGCAGCGGGTGCTGAACGAGCTGCGTCAGAGGTCCGCCAACCCGGCCGCGCTGGCGCAGGACGTGTTCGCCCGCCTGCTCTACGGCGACCACATCATGGGCAGGAATCCGCGGGGCAGCGAGGAGAGCGTCCAGGCGATCACGCTGGACGACCTGAAGCGCTACCATGCGGAGGCGCTGGCTCCCGGCGAGGCCGCGTTCCACGTGGCGGGGGCGGTGAGCCCGCAGGAGGTGCTGGCTTCACTGGAGGGCCTCGCCACCCGGTGGGCGGCGAAGCAGGTGTCGTTCCCCGACCCGCCGACGTGGTCCGATGAGCGTGCGGGGCTCTACTTCCTCGATGTGCCGGACGCGAAGCAGTCGGTACTGGCCATCGGGTATCTCGCGCTGGCCGCCACCGATCCCGACTACTATCCCGCGACCGTCATGAACTTCCGTCTCGGCGGCGGCGGCTTCGCGTCCGACCTGACGCAGGTGCTGCGGGAGCAACGCGGCTACACGTACGGCATCCGGTCCGGGTTCTCGGGGAGCACGTTCCCGGGGCCCTTCTCGATCACGTCGAGCGTCCGGAGCAACGTGACGTACGAGTCGCTGGCGCTGATCAAGGAGCTGGTCGAGCGTCACGGCCCGGAGTTCGATGACGAGGACCTCCAGACGACGAAGGACTTCCTGATCCGCAACAACGCCATGGCGTTCGAGACGCTCGGCGCCAAGATCGGCATGCTCGGCGAGATCAGCGCCTATGGCTATCCGGCCGACTACGTCGGGCAGCGCGAGCAGATCGTTCGCGACATGACGGTCGAACGGATCAAGGAGCTCGCGGACAGGTACCTCGACCCGCAGCGGATGGTCTGGCTCGTCGTCGGCGATGCCCGCACGCAGATGGCCCGGCTCTCGCGGCTCGGGCTCGGCCAGCCCATCCCGATCGACCGGGAGGGGCGGCGGCTCTCCGTGACGGCGGCGCGGTAG